The Bombus fervidus isolate BK054 chromosome 3, iyBomFerv1, whole genome shotgun sequence genome includes a window with the following:
- the Regnase-1 gene encoding zinc finger CCCH-type containing protein regnase 1 isoform X3: MYSKYVDCTVLETESIADAEDSSYDSDYEAEDSVGSTNIHSQVELQVSTSSHSDVSRTASDTLAAEFAEYVTVQGSPPVQSPGYTARVEFALKLGYTERLVQTALEKLGPDPEQNELLAELIKLGASCSQKSVDTPEEPDNVADTDLMSNENSGCSSSLRSVVIDGSNVAMSHGNKEIFSCRGIKICVDWFKARGHKEITVFVPKWRKETSRIDNPIADQEILGELERDRLLVFTPSRLVGGKRMVCYDDRYILKLAAEIDGIVVSNDNYRDLAQENPEFRKVVEERILMYTFVNDRFMPPDDPLGRSGPTLDNFLRTFPKKSDPAPPCPYAKKCTYGNKCKFRHPERGLHPQKSVTEKLVEHVQKQLQVRGSSPNVFLSSNISTNAFQHQPLCKTKSTVTTSTQPLPSVTKSRSAENVTLDQPMNSTIHGLQVPPTTSSQGYRSSCRSTGRLNKPEAEPPNIHKKLQRQLTLNPVYDPRLHQLRQYQQASQTSSLSQQTAITSSTAQHRALSRHSSNESAYRAGMNWDRSEGGQCHQHVTRIASAPDSYQAWLSNNSNLAVPSGSCQRLGASDSQLNVPTSPLYSAMSTDMLRDFLDTRTKIHYHLANIFPEEHVRTAMLIHPFETDPIEICVAILKMYPQ; this comes from the exons atgtattcg AAATACGTAGATTGTACCGTTCTGGAAACTGAAAGTATTGCTGACGCAGAAGATTCTTCTTACGATAGCGACTACGAAGCTGAAGATTCAGTGGGGTCTACGAATATTCATTCACAAGTGGAATTGCAG GTATCTACGTCAAGTCATTCAGATGTGTCCCGGACCGCCTCAGATACGTTGGCTGCTGAATTTGCAGAATATGTCACAGTGCAAGGAAGTCCACCGGTTCAGAGTCCAG ggtACACTGCCCGAGTAGAATTCGCCCTTAAGCTTGGCTACACGGAACGTTTAGTTCAAACAGCGTTGGAAAAATTGGGCCCAGATCCGGAACAAAACGAACTTTTGGCTGAGTTGATAAAACTCGGTGCTAGCTGTTCTCAAAAATCAGTTGATACACCAGAGGAGCCTGATAATGTCGCGGACACTGATTTAATGTCCAATGAAAACAGCGGATGCTCCAGTAGTCTCAGATCTGTTGTAATTGATGGAAGCAATGTGGCGATGAGTCATGGAAAcaaggaaatattttcttgtaGAGGAATTAAAATTTGCGTGGATTGGTTTAAAGCTCGAGGGCACAAAGAAATTACCGTATTTGTGCCGAAGTGGAGAAAGGAAACTTCCAGGATTGATAATCCGATCGCCGACCAAGAAATTTTGGGAGAATTGGAAAGGGACCGTTTGTTGGTTTTTACTCCATCCAG ATTAGTTGGTGGGAAAAGAATGGTTTGTTACGATGATCGCTATATTTTGAAACTAGCAGCAGAAATCGATGGTATTGTTGTCAGCAATGATAATTACAGAGATTTGGCACAGGAAAATCCGGAATTTCGAAAAGTTGTAGAAGAAAGAATTTTGATGTATACTTTCGTAAATGATCGCTTTATGCCACCAGACGATCCACTAGGTAGAAGCGGTCCCACTTTAGACAATTTTTTGAGAACTTTTCCCAAAAAATCCGATCCAGCACCACCTTGTCCATACGCGAAG AAATGCACTTATGGAAATAAGTGTAAATTTCGACATCCGGAAAGAGGTCTTCATCCTCAAAAATCGGTCACAGAGAAGTTAGTAGAACATGTACAAAAGCAGCTTCAAGTAAGAGGTTCAAgtccaaatgtatttttatccaGCAATATATCGACCAATGCGTTTCAACATCAACCGCTTTGTAAAACCAAATCAACGGTAACTACCAGTACCCAACCATTACCTTCAGTTACAAAAAGCAGATCAGCAGAAAATGTCACGCTTGATCAACCAATGAATTCCACGATACATGGTTTACAAGTGCCACCTACCACAAGTTCTCAAG gTTATCGTTCTTCCTGTCGATCGACAGGAAGATTGAATAAACCAGAAGCAGAGCCACCAAATATACATAAGAAACTGCAGAGACAGTTAACTTTAAATCCAGTGTACGATCCTCGACTTCATCAGCTGAGACAATACCAGCAAGCATCTCAAACAAGTTCATTATCACAACAAACTGCAATAACATCTTCTACAGCACAGCACAGAGCCTTAAGTAGACATTCTAGTAACGAATCAGCCTACAGAGCTGGCATGAA TTGGGATCGTTCTGAAGGAGGGCAGTGTCATCAACACGTAACACGTATTGCTTCGGCGCCTGATTCTTACCAAGCTTGGTTATCAAACAATTCAAACTTGGCTGTACCATCAGGATCGTGTCAACGACTGGGTGCTTCAGATTCACAGTTAAATGTCCCTACATCTCCCTTGTACTCGGCTATGTCGACGGATATGTTAAGGGATTTTCTCGATACCAGAACAAAAATACATTACCATCTGGCAAATATCTTTCCTGAAGAACATGTGAGAACTGCTATGCTAATTCATCCATTTGAAACAGATCCAATAGAAATCTGTGTTGctattttgaaaatgtatccCCAATAA
- the Regnase-1 gene encoding zinc finger CCCH-type containing protein regnase 1 isoform X1: MICIHNSICTDSRRSLDAKGYDRLQFVEGDMTVAGKKYVDCTVLETESIADAEDSSYDSDYEAEDSVGSTNIHSQVELQVSTSSHSDVSRTASDTLAAEFAEYVTVQGSPPVQSPGYTARVEFALKLGYTERLVQTALEKLGPDPEQNELLAELIKLGASCSQKSVDTPEEPDNVADTDLMSNENSGCSSSLRSVVIDGSNVAMSHGNKEIFSCRGIKICVDWFKARGHKEITVFVPKWRKETSRIDNPIADQEILGELERDRLLVFTPSRLVGGKRMVCYDDRYILKLAAEIDGIVVSNDNYRDLAQENPEFRKVVEERILMYTFVNDRFMPPDDPLGRSGPTLDNFLRTFPKKSDPAPPCPYAKKCTYGNKCKFRHPERGLHPQKSVTEKLVEHVQKQLQVRGSSPNVFLSSNISTNAFQHQPLCKTKSTVTTSTQPLPSVTKSRSAENVTLDQPMNSTIHGLQVPPTTSSQGYRSSCRSTGRLNKPEAEPPNIHKKLQRQLTLNPVYDPRLHQLRQYQQASQTSSLSQQTAITSSTAQHRALSRHSSNESAYRAGMNWDRSEGGQCHQHVTRIASAPDSYQAWLSNNSNLAVPSGSCQRLGASDSQLNVPTSPLYSAMSTDMLRDFLDTRTKIHYHLANIFPEEHVRTAMLIHPFETDPIEICVAILKMYPQ; the protein is encoded by the exons ATGATTTGTATACATAATAGTATTTGTACGGATTCGAGAAGGTCTTTGGACGCGAAAGGATACGATCGATTACAATTCGTGGAAGGAGATATGACCGTCGCCGGAAAG AAATACGTAGATTGTACCGTTCTGGAAACTGAAAGTATTGCTGACGCAGAAGATTCTTCTTACGATAGCGACTACGAAGCTGAAGATTCAGTGGGGTCTACGAATATTCATTCACAAGTGGAATTGCAG GTATCTACGTCAAGTCATTCAGATGTGTCCCGGACCGCCTCAGATACGTTGGCTGCTGAATTTGCAGAATATGTCACAGTGCAAGGAAGTCCACCGGTTCAGAGTCCAG ggtACACTGCCCGAGTAGAATTCGCCCTTAAGCTTGGCTACACGGAACGTTTAGTTCAAACAGCGTTGGAAAAATTGGGCCCAGATCCGGAACAAAACGAACTTTTGGCTGAGTTGATAAAACTCGGTGCTAGCTGTTCTCAAAAATCAGTTGATACACCAGAGGAGCCTGATAATGTCGCGGACACTGATTTAATGTCCAATGAAAACAGCGGATGCTCCAGTAGTCTCAGATCTGTTGTAATTGATGGAAGCAATGTGGCGATGAGTCATGGAAAcaaggaaatattttcttgtaGAGGAATTAAAATTTGCGTGGATTGGTTTAAAGCTCGAGGGCACAAAGAAATTACCGTATTTGTGCCGAAGTGGAGAAAGGAAACTTCCAGGATTGATAATCCGATCGCCGACCAAGAAATTTTGGGAGAATTGGAAAGGGACCGTTTGTTGGTTTTTACTCCATCCAG ATTAGTTGGTGGGAAAAGAATGGTTTGTTACGATGATCGCTATATTTTGAAACTAGCAGCAGAAATCGATGGTATTGTTGTCAGCAATGATAATTACAGAGATTTGGCACAGGAAAATCCGGAATTTCGAAAAGTTGTAGAAGAAAGAATTTTGATGTATACTTTCGTAAATGATCGCTTTATGCCACCAGACGATCCACTAGGTAGAAGCGGTCCCACTTTAGACAATTTTTTGAGAACTTTTCCCAAAAAATCCGATCCAGCACCACCTTGTCCATACGCGAAG AAATGCACTTATGGAAATAAGTGTAAATTTCGACATCCGGAAAGAGGTCTTCATCCTCAAAAATCGGTCACAGAGAAGTTAGTAGAACATGTACAAAAGCAGCTTCAAGTAAGAGGTTCAAgtccaaatgtatttttatccaGCAATATATCGACCAATGCGTTTCAACATCAACCGCTTTGTAAAACCAAATCAACGGTAACTACCAGTACCCAACCATTACCTTCAGTTACAAAAAGCAGATCAGCAGAAAATGTCACGCTTGATCAACCAATGAATTCCACGATACATGGTTTACAAGTGCCACCTACCACAAGTTCTCAAG gTTATCGTTCTTCCTGTCGATCGACAGGAAGATTGAATAAACCAGAAGCAGAGCCACCAAATATACATAAGAAACTGCAGAGACAGTTAACTTTAAATCCAGTGTACGATCCTCGACTTCATCAGCTGAGACAATACCAGCAAGCATCTCAAACAAGTTCATTATCACAACAAACTGCAATAACATCTTCTACAGCACAGCACAGAGCCTTAAGTAGACATTCTAGTAACGAATCAGCCTACAGAGCTGGCATGAA TTGGGATCGTTCTGAAGGAGGGCAGTGTCATCAACACGTAACACGTATTGCTTCGGCGCCTGATTCTTACCAAGCTTGGTTATCAAACAATTCAAACTTGGCTGTACCATCAGGATCGTGTCAACGACTGGGTGCTTCAGATTCACAGTTAAATGTCCCTACATCTCCCTTGTACTCGGCTATGTCGACGGATATGTTAAGGGATTTTCTCGATACCAGAACAAAAATACATTACCATCTGGCAAATATCTTTCCTGAAGAACATGTGAGAACTGCTATGCTAATTCATCCATTTGAAACAGATCCAATAGAAATCTGTGTTGctattttgaaaatgtatccCCAATAA
- the Regnase-1 gene encoding zinc finger CCCH-type containing protein regnase 1 isoform X2 has protein sequence MMQLVESSENKYVDCTVLETESIADAEDSSYDSDYEAEDSVGSTNIHSQVELQVSTSSHSDVSRTASDTLAAEFAEYVTVQGSPPVQSPGYTARVEFALKLGYTERLVQTALEKLGPDPEQNELLAELIKLGASCSQKSVDTPEEPDNVADTDLMSNENSGCSSSLRSVVIDGSNVAMSHGNKEIFSCRGIKICVDWFKARGHKEITVFVPKWRKETSRIDNPIADQEILGELERDRLLVFTPSRLVGGKRMVCYDDRYILKLAAEIDGIVVSNDNYRDLAQENPEFRKVVEERILMYTFVNDRFMPPDDPLGRSGPTLDNFLRTFPKKSDPAPPCPYAKKCTYGNKCKFRHPERGLHPQKSVTEKLVEHVQKQLQVRGSSPNVFLSSNISTNAFQHQPLCKTKSTVTTSTQPLPSVTKSRSAENVTLDQPMNSTIHGLQVPPTTSSQGYRSSCRSTGRLNKPEAEPPNIHKKLQRQLTLNPVYDPRLHQLRQYQQASQTSSLSQQTAITSSTAQHRALSRHSSNESAYRAGMNWDRSEGGQCHQHVTRIASAPDSYQAWLSNNSNLAVPSGSCQRLGASDSQLNVPTSPLYSAMSTDMLRDFLDTRTKIHYHLANIFPEEHVRTAMLIHPFETDPIEICVAILKMYPQ, from the exons ATGATGCAATTAGTAGAATCAAGTGAAAAT AAATACGTAGATTGTACCGTTCTGGAAACTGAAAGTATTGCTGACGCAGAAGATTCTTCTTACGATAGCGACTACGAAGCTGAAGATTCAGTGGGGTCTACGAATATTCATTCACAAGTGGAATTGCAG GTATCTACGTCAAGTCATTCAGATGTGTCCCGGACCGCCTCAGATACGTTGGCTGCTGAATTTGCAGAATATGTCACAGTGCAAGGAAGTCCACCGGTTCAGAGTCCAG ggtACACTGCCCGAGTAGAATTCGCCCTTAAGCTTGGCTACACGGAACGTTTAGTTCAAACAGCGTTGGAAAAATTGGGCCCAGATCCGGAACAAAACGAACTTTTGGCTGAGTTGATAAAACTCGGTGCTAGCTGTTCTCAAAAATCAGTTGATACACCAGAGGAGCCTGATAATGTCGCGGACACTGATTTAATGTCCAATGAAAACAGCGGATGCTCCAGTAGTCTCAGATCTGTTGTAATTGATGGAAGCAATGTGGCGATGAGTCATGGAAAcaaggaaatattttcttgtaGAGGAATTAAAATTTGCGTGGATTGGTTTAAAGCTCGAGGGCACAAAGAAATTACCGTATTTGTGCCGAAGTGGAGAAAGGAAACTTCCAGGATTGATAATCCGATCGCCGACCAAGAAATTTTGGGAGAATTGGAAAGGGACCGTTTGTTGGTTTTTACTCCATCCAG ATTAGTTGGTGGGAAAAGAATGGTTTGTTACGATGATCGCTATATTTTGAAACTAGCAGCAGAAATCGATGGTATTGTTGTCAGCAATGATAATTACAGAGATTTGGCACAGGAAAATCCGGAATTTCGAAAAGTTGTAGAAGAAAGAATTTTGATGTATACTTTCGTAAATGATCGCTTTATGCCACCAGACGATCCACTAGGTAGAAGCGGTCCCACTTTAGACAATTTTTTGAGAACTTTTCCCAAAAAATCCGATCCAGCACCACCTTGTCCATACGCGAAG AAATGCACTTATGGAAATAAGTGTAAATTTCGACATCCGGAAAGAGGTCTTCATCCTCAAAAATCGGTCACAGAGAAGTTAGTAGAACATGTACAAAAGCAGCTTCAAGTAAGAGGTTCAAgtccaaatgtatttttatccaGCAATATATCGACCAATGCGTTTCAACATCAACCGCTTTGTAAAACCAAATCAACGGTAACTACCAGTACCCAACCATTACCTTCAGTTACAAAAAGCAGATCAGCAGAAAATGTCACGCTTGATCAACCAATGAATTCCACGATACATGGTTTACAAGTGCCACCTACCACAAGTTCTCAAG gTTATCGTTCTTCCTGTCGATCGACAGGAAGATTGAATAAACCAGAAGCAGAGCCACCAAATATACATAAGAAACTGCAGAGACAGTTAACTTTAAATCCAGTGTACGATCCTCGACTTCATCAGCTGAGACAATACCAGCAAGCATCTCAAACAAGTTCATTATCACAACAAACTGCAATAACATCTTCTACAGCACAGCACAGAGCCTTAAGTAGACATTCTAGTAACGAATCAGCCTACAGAGCTGGCATGAA TTGGGATCGTTCTGAAGGAGGGCAGTGTCATCAACACGTAACACGTATTGCTTCGGCGCCTGATTCTTACCAAGCTTGGTTATCAAACAATTCAAACTTGGCTGTACCATCAGGATCGTGTCAACGACTGGGTGCTTCAGATTCACAGTTAAATGTCCCTACATCTCCCTTGTACTCGGCTATGTCGACGGATATGTTAAGGGATTTTCTCGATACCAGAACAAAAATACATTACCATCTGGCAAATATCTTTCCTGAAGAACATGTGAGAACTGCTATGCTAATTCATCCATTTGAAACAGATCCAATAGAAATCTGTGTTGctattttgaaaatgtatccCCAATAA
- the Morgue gene encoding modifier of rpr and grim, ubiquitously expressed, translated as MAGDKVVGGSSHLTKEKVHKEDTYNENLNVEDEFAEPIEYVPCPEFNFSTITCCFCNGYYGPCFEEPVCPTCHAFLFPNDIGFLPVPIFSQKSDDEDSGNDEPTELYYNHERRANQQQQNSAQNANVSNLAKRSGVRCIKPPRYGSRNRHILLAQQLHHGINTSSPKNMAVVSQNAQLSHSVHSDSMQNIDNGNNDTHRENYKEKDSTSSSARVADGALHNIVPFQRVKEVESRPHYYRNYKVQNNTGEVSRSNNLSERLEMLTNYKHVEYESITEPGLMERLPPEVLLVVFSHLDDVSLWSAANVCRRWCGLLSTHVTPQQWQRNVKLRWPLYKPIGTVKNWYKLYDFLASSAPCRTCLAQACLMSRSPSIEENSWRKNRLHSELKSLRIDPPEGIEATPLDQKCCHWQATITGPVGSPYEGGLFYLYLQVPCTYPLYPPIVRFLTKILHPNVSRHGDVGIDSILHNWSLALTISKVLISVQSLLTDPYCQVCMEPELGEMYMNDRERFDEIARAWTWRYAMHDVVTPL; from the exons ATGGCTGGTGACAAAGTAGTAGGTGGTTCTTCGCATCTAACCAAGGAAAAAGTACATAAAGAAGATacttataatgaaaatttaaatgtagaAGATGAATTTGCAGAACCTATTGAATATGTACCTTGCcctgaatttaatttttcg aCGATTACTTGTTGTTTCTGCAATGGATATTATGGACCATGTTTTGAGGAACCTGTTTGTCCAACATGTCATGCATTTCTATTTCCTAATGACATCGGTTTTTTACCAGTTCCCATTTTCAGTCAA AAATCAGATGATGAAGATTCAGGAAATGACGAGCCAACAGAACTTTATTACAATCATGAAAGAAGAGCAAATCAACAACAACAAAATTCTGCGCAAAACGCGAATGTGTCAAACCTAGCGAAAAGATCCGGTGTACGCTGTATCAAGCCTCCGAGATATGGTTCAAGGAACAGACATATTTTACTTGCGCAGCAACTACATCACGGTATAAATACAAGTAGCCCAAAAAATATGGCAGTTGTATCGCAAAATGCGCAGCTTTCACATAGCGTCCATTCTGACAGTATGCAAAATATAGATAATGGAAACAATGATACTCATcgtgaaaattataaagaaaaagattccACTTCTAGTTCTGCACGTGTGGCAGATGGAGCATTACATAACATTGTCCCATTCCAGAGAGTTAAGGAAGTAGAAAGTCGACCACATTATTATCGGAATTACAAAGTACAAAATAATACAGGAGAAGTGTCAAGATCGAATAACTTGTCTGAACGATTAGAGATGTTAACGAATTATAAGCACGTCGAATATGAATCTATCACTGAACCAGGCTTAATGGAAAGATTACCACCTGAAGTATTGTTAGTTGTCTTCTCACATTTGGATGATGTTAGTCTTTGGTCAGCTGCGAATGTTTGCCGTAGATGGTGTGGTTTGTTATCGACACACGTAACGCCACAGCAGTGGCAACGAAATGTGAAATTACGATGGCCTTTATACAAACCTATCGGAACTGTTAAAAACTGGTATAAACTATATGATTTTTTGGCTTCTTCAGCGCCTTGTAGAACGTGTTTAGCACAAGCGTGTTTGATGTCTCGATCACCAAGTATTGAAGAGAATTCATGGAGAAAAAATCGTTTGCATAGCGAGCTTAAAAGTTTAAGAATAGATCCTCCTGAGGGTATTGAAGCAACACCCTTGGATCAGAAATGTTGCCATTGGCAAGCTACGATAACTGGACCCGTAGGGAGTCCGTACGAAGGaggtttattttatctttaccTGCAAGTCCCGTGCAC TTACCCTTTGTATCCACCGATAGTAAGATTTCTTACAAAAATACTTCATCCAAATGTTTCTAGACATGGTGATGTTGGAATAGActcaatacttcataactggTCGTTAGCACTAACAATTTCGAAGGTGTTAATCAGTGTTCAAAGCTTGCTCACAGATCCATATTGTCAG GTCTGTATGGAACCGGAATTGGGAGAAATGTATATGAACGATCGTGAAAGGTTTGATGAAATCGCGAGAGCATGGACATGGCGATATGCTATGCATGATGTTGTCACTccgttataa
- the Reptor gene encoding repressed by TOR → MGESGYIELFSEIKTSSMDGIIKQEPNQEMGPSSASVPIPGGHRSTRGVYEQFSPSPLTSIWPNRSDHIESPFKVDSEQLDDFFKTEKWEDDDILQVDKADLIQGPTLAELNANDDTLLGDLNFDDLLLPEERVQPFKMDVNVAQSVGPLFNDNNVVFAPSSFPQSGSTYRNICPTYLNTHGLNLNININVADNLETISPNAFPSPGTSNIAGSSTASSSTSLHPTNKPNGQSALHELLMRRCDNSFDNSTHGQMDVECTSNKSKVSRLSMSAPTRTMALDQIWARREPRPHLLSTGSLGVVEAGSTSSLSTGGALSPDPLYHIDPLSHDEGYEDSDDDSDHYDDYSSDNDTGGSDGEDQNTGSRVGGGSVDSNRDSKHSKKERYFWQYNVQAKGPKGQRLVARARLEDPHILNEATDPVFSPHCALRGIKHSGKARKGDGNDLTPNPRKLYSIGRELDKLSRIINDMTPVSELPFTARPKTRKEKNKLASRACRLKKKAQHEANKIKLHGLEQEHKRLIQGICQAKQTLAAKLTEHNPENQEELTRQMEKYCKLATKIRIANHSTEFVNKVLDKVRSGVPDGGIDDF, encoded by the exons ATGGGAGAATCTGGATATATTGAACTATTTTCGGAGATTAAAACTAGCTCAATGGATGGGATAATAAAACAAGAACCAAATCAAGAAATGGGTCCTTCCTCAGCATCAGTACCTATACCAGGAGGACACAGAAGTACTCGGGGTGTATATGAACAATTTTCACCATCTCCATTAACATCAATATGGCCCAATAGATCTGATCACATAGAATCACCATTTAAAGTTGATTCCGAACAGCTAgatgatttttttaaaacagAGAAATGGGAAGATGATGACATATTACAAGTTGATAAAGCAGATCTTATACAAGGACCTACGCTTGCTGAATTAAATGCAAATGACGATACTCTCCTTGGTGATCTAAATTTTGATGATTTACTTTTACCAGAAGAAAGAGTTCAACCATTTAAAATGGATGTTAATGTAGCTCAATCAGTTGGTCCATTGTTTAATGATAACAATGTTGTATTTGCTCCAAGTAGTTTCCCGCAATCTGGATCAACATACCGTAATATTTGCCctacatatttaaatacacATGGACTCAATTTGAACATTAATATCAATGTTGCTGACAATTTGGAAACAATTAGCCCCAATGCTTTTCCAAGTCCAGGAACTAGTAATATTGCAG GTAGTTCAACTGCAAGTTCCTCAACATCTCTACATCCTACAAACAAACCTAATGGGCAGTCTGCTCTTCATGAATTGTTAATGAGACGTTGTGATAATTCCTTTGATAATTCCACTCATGGTCAGATGGATGTTGAATGCACGAGTAATAAGTCTAAAGTTTCTAGACTATCCATGTCTGCACCAACCCGGACAATGGCACTAGACCAAATTTGGGCTCGTAGAGAACCACGTCCACATTTATTAAGTACTGGTAGCCTTGGTGTTGTTGAAGCTGGTTCAACAAGTAGTTTAAGTACTGGAGGTGCACTTAGTCCAGATCCACTCTATCATATTGATCCTCTTAGCCATGATGAAGGTTATGAAGATAGTGATGATGACAGTGATCACTATGATGATTACAGTAGTGATAATG ATACCGGTGGTAGCGATGGTGAAGATCAAAACACTGGAAGTAGAGTAGGAGGTGGAAGTGTAGATTCAAATCGAGATAGTAAACATAGTAAGAAAGAACGATATTTTTGGCAATATAATGTTCAAGCAAAAGGGCCAAAAGGACAAAGACTTGTGGCAAGAGCACGTCTTGAAGATCcacatattttaaatgaagCCACAGATCCTGTTTTTAGTCCTCATTGTGCGCTTCGTGGAATTAAACACAGTGGAAAAGCTCGAAAAGGCGATGGAAATGATCTTACTCCAAATCCACgaaaattatatagtattggtcGTGAATTGGATAAATTATCTCGTATTATTAATGATATGACACCAGTTTCTGAGTTACCATTTACAGCAAGACCCAAAACGcgcaaagaaaaaaataaacttgCTTCAAGAGCATGCCGTTTAAAGAAGAAAGCTCAACAtgaagcaaataaaataaaattacatggaTTAGAACAGGAACACA AACGTTTAATTCAAGGTATATGCCAGGCTAAGCAAACGCTCGCTGCAAAATTAACAGAACATAATCCCGAAAATCAAGAAGAGTTAACACGTCAAATGGAAAAATACTGTAAATTAGCTACTA AAATACGAATAGCAAATCATTCAAcagaatttgttaataaagtATTGGATAAAGTACGTTCTGGTGTCCCTGATGGTGGTATCGATGACTTCTAA